From the genome of Candidatus Desulfarcum epimagneticum, one region includes:
- the fdhA gene encoding formate dehydrogenase, alpha subunit (selenocysteine-containing) (Evidence 2a : Function from experimental evidences in other organisms; Product type e : enzyme) → MKTDTIAITIDGLKIEAKKGANVLDIALENGIYIPHLCHHPDLVPMGICRLCLVEFDGKWMGISCKMPAKDGMVVKTNTPEVQQARKIAVELIIANHPMNCLSCAKDTTCQLQRAANFIGIEDSRMKRMRRDVKVMPKDESNPFFVRDLSKCVLCGICIRTCDEIVGVNAIDFARRGVNSVVATLADKPIAESNCVSCGECVARCPVGALVPKKHEPPAREVKTVCTYCGVGCNLYLGVRGEEIVGVRGAREAETNHGNLCVKGRYGYGFVNHPDRLKRPLVRKDGELVETDWEEALDVVAQNLSKHKGDEFALLSSARCSNEENYLAQKFTRAVMGTNNIDHCARL, encoded by the coding sequence ATGAAAACCGACACCATCGCCATCACCATTGATGGCTTGAAAATCGAAGCGAAAAAGGGGGCCAATGTCTTGGACATCGCCCTTGAAAACGGAATATACATCCCCCATCTATGCCACCACCCCGACCTGGTTCCCATGGGCATCTGCCGTTTGTGTCTGGTGGAGTTTGACGGCAAATGGATGGGGATTTCATGCAAAATGCCGGCCAAAGACGGCATGGTGGTGAAAACCAACACGCCCGAGGTCCAGCAGGCCCGGAAGATCGCCGTGGAGCTGATCATCGCCAATCACCCCATGAACTGCCTGTCATGCGCCAAAGACACCACGTGCCAGCTCCAGCGGGCCGCCAACTTCATCGGGATCGAAGACAGCCGGATGAAACGCATGAGGCGGGATGTCAAGGTCATGCCCAAGGACGAGTCCAATCCGTTCTTTGTCCGGGACCTGTCCAAATGCGTGCTGTGCGGGATCTGCATCCGGACCTGCGATGAGATCGTGGGGGTCAACGCCATCGATTTTGCCAGGCGGGGCGTGAACTCCGTGGTGGCCACTCTGGCCGACAAACCCATCGCCGAGTCCAACTGCGTGTCCTGCGGGGAATGCGTGGCCCGGTGCCCGGTGGGCGCGCTGGTCCCGAAAAAACATGAGCCGCCGGCCCGGGAAGTCAAAACGGTCTGCACGTACTGCGGCGTGGGCTGCAACCTGTATCTCGGGGTCCGGGGCGAGGAAATCGTCGGGGTCCGGGGCGCGCGGGAGGCCGAGACCAATCATGGAAACCTGTGCGTGAAAGGCCGGTACGGGTATGGGTTCGTCAACCATCCCGACCGTCTTAAAAGGCCCCTGGTCCGCAAGGACGGGGAGCTGGTGGAGACCGACTGGGAAGAGGCCCTGGATGTGGTGGCCCAAAATCTTTCCAAACACAAGGGCGACGAATTCGCCCTTCTGTCCTCGGCCCGGTGCTCCAATGAGGAGAATTACCTGGCCCAGAAATTCACCCGGGCGGTGATGGGGACCAACAACATTGATCACTGCGCCCGTCTCTGA
- the fdhA gene encoding Formate dehydrogenase subunit alpha (selenocysteine-containing) (Evidence 2a : Function from experimental evidences in other organisms; Product type e : enzyme), translating to MAGLATALGSGAMTNSINEIRDAACVLSIGSNTTHTHPIIGLQVKQAIRNGAKLIVANPKKIELAKKADIFIQHRPGTDVALLMGMLGVIIDEGLTDEAFIKERCEGFDELKKSLEAFDLKQAEEITGVPGERIAEAARLYAQNSPASILYCMGITQHSHGTDNVLALSNLALVTGNLGKRSAGVNPLRGQNNVQGACDMGALPNVFTAYQKVADEGVRKKIESAWGVTLSSTPGMTHGAIFDAILEDKLKALYIIGENPVLSEANSSHAVKALEKAGFLVVQDIFLTETARLADVVLPAASFAEKDGTFTNTERRVQRIRKAIGPVGDARPDWEILCGIAQKMGSAGFDFSHPKEVMEEIASLTPSYGGVTYERIDREGIQWPCPTPDHPGTPILHTEKFPTAGGRAKLVPLSYRASEELPDDEYPLLLTTDRSLFHYHTGTMTRKVAGLEALDGQERLKINPRDASSLGIADGDMVEVASRRGKVTARSALTDICPPGVVSMTFHFSETPTNVLTSASLDPVAKTPETKVCAVKVAAVK from the coding sequence GTGGCCGGTCTGGCCACGGCGCTCGGAAGCGGAGCCATGACAAATTCGATCAATGAAATCCGGGACGCGGCATGCGTTCTGTCCATTGGAAGCAACACCACCCACACCCATCCCATCATCGGGCTCCAGGTGAAACAGGCCATCCGGAACGGCGCCAAACTCATTGTCGCCAATCCGAAAAAGATTGAGCTGGCCAAAAAAGCCGACATCTTCATTCAGCACCGGCCCGGCACGGACGTGGCCCTGCTCATGGGCATGCTGGGCGTGATCATCGACGAGGGGCTGACGGACGAGGCGTTTATCAAAGAGCGCTGCGAGGGATTTGACGAGCTGAAAAAATCCCTGGAGGCGTTTGACTTAAAACAGGCCGAGGAAATCACCGGGGTTCCGGGAGAGCGGATCGCCGAGGCGGCCCGTCTCTACGCCCAAAACAGCCCGGCCTCCATTCTTTACTGCATGGGCATCACCCAGCACAGCCACGGAACCGACAATGTTCTGGCGCTGAGCAACCTGGCCCTGGTCACGGGGAATCTGGGCAAAAGATCCGCCGGGGTCAACCCCCTGAGGGGTCAGAACAATGTCCAGGGGGCCTGCGACATGGGGGCTCTTCCCAATGTGTTCACCGCATATCAGAAGGTGGCCGATGAAGGGGTGAGGAAAAAAATCGAGTCGGCCTGGGGCGTGACGCTTTCATCCACGCCGGGCATGACGCACGGCGCGATTTTTGACGCCATACTGGAGGACAAACTCAAAGCCCTTTACATTATCGGGGAAAACCCGGTTTTGAGCGAGGCCAATTCCAGCCACGCGGTCAAGGCGCTTGAAAAGGCCGGTTTTCTTGTGGTTCAGGATATATTCCTCACCGAAACCGCCCGGCTGGCGGACGTGGTTCTTCCGGCCGCCTCTTTTGCGGAAAAGGATGGGACTTTCACCAACACCGAGCGAAGGGTCCAGCGGATTCGAAAAGCCATCGGGCCTGTGGGCGACGCCAGACCCGACTGGGAGATCCTTTGCGGGATCGCCCAAAAGATGGGAAGCGCCGGATTTGATTTTTCCCATCCGAAAGAGGTCATGGAGGAGATCGCGTCTTTGACCCCGAGCTACGGGGGCGTCACCTACGAGCGCATCGACCGGGAGGGGATCCAGTGGCCCTGCCCGACCCCGGATCATCCCGGGACGCCGATTCTGCACACGGAGAAATTTCCCACGGCCGGCGGCCGGGCGAAACTGGTTCCGCTGTCCTATCGGGCGTCCGAGGAGCTTCCCGACGATGAGTATCCCCTGCTTCTGACCACCGACCGGAGCCTGTTTCACTATCACACCGGCACCATGACACGCAAGGTGGCGGGGCTGGAGGCCCTGGACGGCCAGGAGCGGCTTAAAATCAACCCCCGGGACGCCTCGTCTTTGGGCATCGCCGATGGCGACATGGTGGAAGTCGCCTCCCGACGGGGAAAGGTGACGGCCCGAAGCGCGCTGACGGACATCTGTCCGCCGGGCGTGGTTTCCATGACGTTCCATTTCTCGGAGACCCCCACCAACGTCCTGACCAGCGCCTCGCTTGATCCTGTGGCGAAAACCCCGGAGACGAAAGTCTGCGCGGTGAAAGTGGCGGCGGTGAAATAG
- a CDS encoding Transglutaminase, which produces MNPHTQPTTIIDSDHESVAAFAKKNAGNSTDPEKQAVSLYYAVRDGIRYDPYDFNPTVGGMRASLTLKKRRGWCVLKATLLTACCRALGIPARVGFADVKNHLSTQRLREAMKTDIFYWHGYASIHLNGAWIKATPAFNIELCRRFKLKPLEFDGKTDSLLHPFDLKGEQHMEYLNDRGEYDDVPLDEISKTFVEKYQGALFLKNWDFDEDVKQETLT; this is translated from the coding sequence ATGAATCCACACACCCAGCCCACCACAATCATCGACTCCGACCACGAGTCGGTGGCGGCCTTCGCAAAAAAAAACGCCGGGAATTCAACGGACCCTGAAAAACAGGCGGTGTCTCTTTATTACGCAGTTCGGGACGGCATCCGTTACGATCCCTATGATTTTAACCCCACCGTCGGGGGCATGCGGGCCAGCCTCACCCTTAAAAAGCGCCGGGGATGGTGCGTGCTCAAGGCCACGCTTCTGACGGCGTGCTGCCGGGCCCTGGGGATTCCGGCCCGGGTGGGATTCGCCGATGTCAAAAACCATTTGTCCACCCAACGCCTGCGGGAAGCCATGAAGACTGACATATTCTACTGGCACGGGTACGCCTCCATCCATTTAAACGGCGCCTGGATCAAGGCCACGCCCGCCTTTAATATTGAGCTTTGCCGGCGTTTTAAGCTAAAACCCCTTGAGTTTGATGGAAAAACCGACTCCCTTCTCCACCCCTTTGATCTTAAGGGAGAACAGCACATGGAGTATCTGAACGATCGGGGGGAATACGATGATGTGCCCCTGGATGAAATCAGTAAAACATTCGTTGAAAAATACCAAGGGGCCCTTTTTCTGAAAAATTGGGATTTTGACGAGGACGTGAAACAAGAGACCCTGACCTGA
- a CDS encoding 4Fe-4S ferredoxin, with protein sequence MNDANQIKDMILGWGAHMAGVADIQSLDGLPAIPSDLLEPFTNAISIGVHLPVDIFGGISDRPTPGYIAVYREANAILDEVAAKTATHIESLGSRALAIPASEILDRENWMGAVSHKAVALAAGLGWQGKNLLLITPRHGSRVRLVTVLSNAPLKTDAPMKNRCGRCSRCHDACPAGAIKNVNTNSHYESRNEALYFDQCARKLSEEFAKLPGIGAPVCGICIRVCPFTGKGKIRMGI encoded by the coding sequence ATGAATGACGCGAATCAGATCAAGGACATGATCCTGGGATGGGGCGCCCATATGGCGGGCGTGGCGGATATCCAGTCTCTGGACGGGCTTCCCGCCATCCCTTCGGACCTTCTGGAGCCCTTCACAAACGCCATTTCCATCGGGGTCCATCTGCCGGTTGACATTTTTGGCGGCATTTCCGACCGGCCCACCCCGGGGTACATCGCGGTGTACCGGGAGGCCAACGCCATTCTGGATGAGGTGGCGGCCAAAACAGCGACACACATCGAAAGCCTGGGGAGCCGCGCCCTTGCCATTCCGGCGTCGGAAATCCTGGACCGGGAAAACTGGATGGGCGCCGTCAGCCACAAGGCGGTGGCGCTCGCGGCCGGGCTGGGCTGGCAGGGCAAAAATCTTCTGTTGATCACCCCCCGGCATGGCTCCCGGGTTCGGCTGGTCACGGTTCTTTCAAACGCGCCGCTTAAGACCGACGCGCCCATGAAAAATCGATGCGGACGCTGCTCCCGCTGCCATGACGCCTGCCCGGCGGGCGCCATTAAAAACGTCAATACAAACAGCCATTACGAAAGCCGAAACGAGGCCCTTTATTTTGACCAATGCGCCCGCAAGCTTTCGGAGGAGTTCGCCAAGCTCCCGGGCATCGGCGCGCCGGTGTGCGGCATTTGCATTCGGGTGTGTCCGTTCACGGGGAAGGGGAAGATCAGGATGGGGATTTGA
- a CDS encoding Heterodisulfide reductase, producing MSETYMLEPDLGFINEVAGLGGGDLKKCFQCATCSVACPIAPDDKPFPRKEMIAASWGLKDKLVANHDIWLCHNCGDCTTLCPRGAKPGEALGAIRAYAVSEYAIPKALGKAVNDPKKLPVLLAIPAILFLVIGLLTGLLDFTPTGEEVVHTKFFSTWLVDIIMIPAFFFAVVVFALGVKRFVNDIHENAVKSGKAEDKPLDMGGLVQALVKVFPTILAHKKFDECGENKERSTAHLLVFYSFIGLAIVTGIFFVALYILKIHGPYSQMNPVKWLGNISGVALIIGSFLLIQSRRAQTDQSSSYKDWYLLGLVFGLGVTGMGTEITRLAGWACVTYALYYVHLMLVFCLFVYTPFSKLAHLVYRTVAMAYAQYTGRT from the coding sequence ATGAGTGAGACATACATGCTTGAGCCCGATCTGGGTTTTATAAATGAAGTGGCGGGGCTGGGAGGAGGCGATCTTAAAAAATGCTTCCAGTGCGCCACCTGCTCGGTGGCGTGTCCCATCGCCCCGGACGACAAGCCCTTTCCCAGGAAAGAGATGATCGCGGCTTCCTGGGGTTTGAAAGACAAACTGGTGGCCAACCACGACATATGGCTGTGCCACAACTGCGGGGACTGCACCACCCTGTGCCCCAGGGGCGCCAAACCCGGCGAGGCGCTGGGCGCCATCCGGGCTTACGCGGTTTCCGAATACGCGATTCCCAAGGCGCTGGGAAAGGCGGTCAACGATCCGAAAAAACTCCCGGTTCTTCTGGCCATTCCCGCGATTCTCTTTCTGGTCATCGGACTGCTCACCGGCCTTCTGGACTTCACCCCCACCGGTGAAGAGGTCGTTCACACCAAATTTTTCTCCACATGGCTGGTGGACATCATCATGATCCCGGCCTTTTTCTTCGCCGTCGTGGTGTTCGCGCTGGGCGTCAAGAGGTTTGTCAACGACATCCATGAAAACGCGGTGAAGTCGGGCAAGGCCGAGGACAAGCCCCTGGATATGGGCGGCCTGGTCCAGGCCCTGGTCAAAGTCTTCCCCACCATACTGGCGCATAAAAAATTCGATGAATGCGGCGAAAACAAAGAGCGCTCCACGGCCCATCTTTTGGTCTTTTACTCATTCATCGGCCTGGCCATCGTGACCGGTATCTTTTTTGTGGCGCTGTACATCTTAAAAATTCACGGACCCTATTCCCAGATGAACCCGGTCAAATGGCTGGGCAACATCTCCGGCGTGGCGCTGATCATTGGAAGTTTTCTGCTCATTCAAAGCAGACGCGCCCAGACCGATCAGTCGTCCAGCTACAAAGACTGGTATCTCCTGGGGCTGGTTTTCGGCCTGGGGGTCACCGGAATGGGCACGGAAATCACCCGGCTGGCCGGATGGGCCTGCGTCACCTACGCCCTGTACTATGTCCATCTGATGCTGGTGTTCTGTCTGTTTGTGTACACGCCCTTTTCCAAGCTGGCGCATCTTGTGTACCGGACCGTGGCCATGGCCTACGCCCAGTACACGGGACGGACATAA